From a single Micromonospora pallida genomic region:
- a CDS encoding aldehyde dehydrogenase family protein, with protein MSETSTLTLRNLVNGAYVDGAAGTDVSTNPADSADVVAVVPRMSAAEARSAVDAAAAALPAWRDTPSVLRGKHLFAVAALIRERADQFRDTICREMGKTTAEATIEVERSAELVEFFAGIGRLPHGDVVPDRRPGVVTTTRHEPIGVVLAITPWNDPLMVPVRKAAPALIQGNTVVLKPSPDTPAVALLLAQVMQDAGLPAGTFNTVTGDVAEVGDTLVRDPRIAGITFTGSTATGRHLGQAIAGTGTRLQTEMGGKNAAVIMADADVTRALEVLLPSIFGQTGQRCTAVSRLLVHRDRYDEVVEQIVARAGAVAVGPAADAATTMGPVVNQRQLDKVLTMIDTAREQGAVIAAGGERLADGTAARGCFVRPTVVTGVTTDMRIWTDEVFGPVVAVMPFDDLDEAIGIANDTTYGLASGIFTNNLAAAEAFVRGMETGQVVVNLAPSGWDVHQAFGGFKESGSAFKEHGLDGLAFYTRVKTIAVSATP; from the coding sequence GTGAGCGAGACCAGCACCCTGACCCTGCGCAACCTCGTGAACGGGGCGTACGTCGACGGCGCGGCCGGCACGGACGTGTCGACGAACCCGGCGGACTCCGCCGACGTCGTCGCGGTCGTGCCCCGGATGTCCGCGGCCGAGGCCCGGTCGGCCGTCGACGCCGCCGCCGCGGCGCTGCCGGCCTGGCGGGACACGCCGAGCGTGCTGCGGGGCAAGCACCTGTTCGCCGTCGCCGCGCTCATCCGGGAGCGGGCCGACCAGTTCCGGGACACGATCTGCCGCGAGATGGGCAAGACCACCGCCGAGGCGACGATCGAGGTCGAGCGCAGCGCCGAACTGGTGGAGTTCTTCGCCGGCATCGGTCGTCTCCCGCACGGCGACGTCGTACCGGACCGTCGCCCCGGCGTGGTGACCACGACCCGACACGAGCCCATCGGGGTCGTCCTCGCCATCACCCCGTGGAACGACCCGCTGATGGTGCCGGTCCGCAAGGCCGCGCCCGCGCTGATCCAGGGCAACACCGTGGTCCTGAAGCCCAGCCCGGACACGCCCGCCGTGGCGCTGCTCCTCGCCCAGGTCATGCAGGACGCCGGACTGCCCGCGGGCACCTTCAACACGGTCACCGGCGACGTCGCGGAGGTCGGCGACACTCTGGTCCGCGACCCCCGGATCGCGGGGATCACGTTCACCGGCTCCACCGCGACCGGTCGGCACCTCGGCCAGGCGATTGCGGGCACCGGCACCCGGTTGCAGACGGAGATGGGCGGCAAGAACGCGGCGGTGATCATGGCCGACGCCGACGTCACCCGGGCGCTCGAGGTACTGCTGCCGTCGATCTTCGGCCAGACCGGCCAGCGGTGCACCGCGGTGAGTCGTCTCCTCGTCCACCGGGACCGCTACGACGAGGTCGTGGAGCAGATCGTCGCCCGAGCCGGCGCGGTCGCCGTCGGACCGGCCGCCGACGCGGCGACGACCATGGGTCCGGTGGTGAACCAGCGCCAGCTCGACAAGGTGCTCACCATGATCGACACCGCCCGTGAGCAGGGCGCGGTCATCGCCGCCGGCGGCGAGCGACTCGCCGACGGCACGGCGGCCCGGGGCTGCTTCGTCCGGCCGACCGTCGTCACCGGCGTCACCACCGACATGCGGATCTGGACCGACGAGGTGTTCGGCCCGGTCGTCGCGGTCATGCCGTTCGACGACCTGGACGAGGCGATCGGCATCGCCAACGACACGACGTACGGACTGGCGTCGGGCATCTTCACGAACAACCTGGCCGCGGCCGAGGCGTTCGTCCGGGGCATGGAGACCGGCCAGGTCGTCGTCAACCTCGCCCCCAGCGGCTGGGACGTGCACCAGGCGTTCGGCGGGTTCAAGGAGTCCGGTTCCGCGTTCAAGGAGCACGGCCTGGACGGGCTCGCCTTCTACACCCGCGTCAAGACCATCGCCGTGTCGGCCACCCCTTGA
- a CDS encoding FGGY-family carbohydrate kinase, translating to MTRTADEVYLGVDVGTTYTKIQIVDADGNTVALSSRATPWERTAGVTILTPDRLLDEVFQHLETVLDDHPARRVVGIGLTGFGETGVPLGAQGDVLAPGLPWYDLHGADQLDRLAVSLGREAFTGSSGLPMNLKPSLFKFAWLAERYAPLSRWVRWVSIQEWLAFRLTGTIAAEASLASRTGLLDVVSGDQSAETSAWAGVPPTLLPERVGAGTSIGRVTTGPARIHGAHVTIAGLDHLVAAVGLGALDDADLVDSCGTGEAIIRRLPERPWNALNLVDAVNRELSVGRDVFPGRLQAMASVRSGIGMGRFLKLMGIQRDELPALDEAALAVFPRVDGPRVSNVWLDQAQLTNIDYEPDRAEVWRAVIEAVQERAAYLVHQLDVVAGVPARRRIMTGGGLTSRAVREIKRRYLGDYELPDISEATSLGAAHFARMAAGAIPPIRITGSSSDSAVDNAPDHPHLAPVDPADHLASVPGGREDQR from the coding sequence GTGACCAGAACGGCCGACGAGGTCTATCTCGGCGTCGACGTCGGCACGACGTACACGAAGATCCAGATCGTGGACGCCGACGGGAACACCGTCGCGCTGAGTTCCCGGGCCACCCCCTGGGAGCGCACGGCGGGCGTCACGATCCTCACGCCCGACCGGCTGCTCGACGAGGTGTTCCAGCATCTCGAGACGGTGCTCGACGACCATCCGGCCCGCCGGGTGGTCGGCATCGGCCTCACCGGCTTCGGCGAGACCGGCGTACCGCTGGGCGCGCAGGGCGACGTCCTGGCGCCCGGCCTGCCCTGGTACGACCTGCACGGCGCCGACCAGCTCGACCGGCTCGCCGTCTCGCTCGGCCGGGAGGCGTTCACCGGCAGCAGCGGCCTACCCATGAACCTCAAGCCGTCGCTGTTCAAGTTCGCCTGGCTGGCCGAGCGGTACGCCCCGCTGTCGCGCTGGGTCCGGTGGGTCAGCATCCAGGAGTGGCTGGCGTTCCGGCTGACCGGGACGATCGCCGCCGAGGCGTCGCTGGCCAGCCGTACCGGACTCCTCGACGTCGTCTCCGGGGACCAGTCGGCGGAGACCAGCGCCTGGGCGGGCGTACCGCCGACCCTGCTGCCCGAGCGGGTGGGGGCCGGCACGTCGATCGGCCGGGTGACAACCGGGCCGGCCCGGATCCACGGCGCGCACGTCACCATCGCCGGCCTCGACCACCTGGTGGCCGCGGTCGGGCTGGGCGCGCTCGACGACGCCGACCTCGTCGACTCGTGCGGCACCGGGGAGGCGATCATCCGGCGCCTGCCCGAGCGCCCGTGGAACGCGCTCAACCTGGTGGATGCCGTGAACCGCGAGCTCTCCGTCGGCCGGGACGTGTTCCCCGGACGGTTGCAGGCCATGGCCAGCGTGCGCAGCGGGATCGGCATGGGACGGTTCCTGAAGCTCATGGGAATCCAGCGGGACGAGCTGCCGGCGCTGGACGAGGCGGCGCTCGCAGTGTTCCCCCGGGTCGACGGACCCCGGGTCTCGAACGTCTGGCTCGACCAGGCCCAGCTCACCAACATCGACTACGAACCGGACCGGGCCGAGGTGTGGCGAGCCGTCATCGAGGCGGTGCAGGAACGCGCCGCCTACCTGGTCCACCAGCTCGACGTCGTGGCGGGCGTCCCGGCCCGCCGACGCATCATGACCGGCGGCGGGTTGACCAGCCGCGCGGTCCGCGAGATCAAGCGCCGTTATCTCGGCGACTACGAACTGCCGGACATTTCCGAGGCCACCAGCCTCGGTGCCGCGCACTTCGCCCGGATGGCCGCCGGTGCCATCCCCCCGATCCGGATCACCGGATCGTCGTCCGACTCGGCAGTCGACAACGCCCCCGACCACCCCCACCTTGCGCCCGTCGACCCTGCCGATCACCTCGCCAGCGTGCCTGGCGGTAGAGAAGATCAGAGGTAA
- a CDS encoding 2-deoxy-5-keto-D-gluconate 6-phosphate aldolase domain-containing protein → MSTLYMLAFDHRASLTKMFGEHGGTYQGRPVDYSALKRVIWESLPLAIEARGLQRSTLGVLVDEEYGADVAREVAGAGLLLAMPAERSLQRVFELEYGDQFDVHIEAFDPDHVKVLAIADETLPADLLAVSMSRLRQLSEWVSPRRQRLMLELLVLPSAEQLAQVGDDRERFDTELRPQIMVDTIRAYQQAGIEADIWKVEGLTTVDDYQAVAAQARADGRDDVECIVLGRGADDAQILRWLHAAGQADGFTGFAIGRSTWAPSLEGLMAGRLDPEQARAEIAGRFVSYVNAFEGRTGDLP, encoded by the coding sequence ATGAGCACGTTGTACATGCTTGCCTTCGACCACCGCGCCTCGCTGACGAAGATGTTCGGCGAGCACGGGGGCACCTACCAGGGGCGGCCGGTCGACTACTCCGCGCTCAAGCGCGTCATTTGGGAGTCGTTGCCGCTGGCGATCGAAGCACGCGGGCTGCAACGGTCGACTCTGGGCGTCCTCGTCGACGAGGAGTACGGCGCCGACGTCGCCCGGGAGGTCGCCGGAGCGGGCCTCCTGCTGGCCATGCCGGCCGAGCGCAGCCTGCAACGGGTCTTCGAACTCGAGTACGGCGACCAGTTCGACGTACACATCGAGGCGTTCGACCCGGACCACGTGAAGGTGCTCGCCATCGCCGACGAGACGCTGCCGGCCGACCTCCTGGCCGTCTCGATGTCCCGGCTCCGGCAGCTCTCGGAGTGGGTGTCCCCGCGACGCCAGCGGCTGATGCTGGAGCTGCTCGTGCTCCCGTCCGCCGAGCAGCTGGCGCAGGTCGGCGACGACCGGGAGCGGTTCGACACCGAGCTGCGCCCGCAGATCATGGTGGACACCATCCGGGCCTACCAGCAGGCCGGCATCGAGGCGGACATCTGGAAGGTCGAGGGCCTCACCACCGTCGACGACTACCAGGCGGTCGCCGCGCAGGCGCGGGCGGACGGCCGCGACGACGTCGAGTGCATCGTTCTCGGCCGGGGCGCCGACGACGCGCAGATCCTGCGCTGGCTGCACGCGGCCGGCCAGGCCGACGGCTTCACCGGCTTCGCGATCGGCCGCAGCACGTGGGCGCCGAGCCTGGAAGGGCTGATGGCCGGCCGGCTCGACCCGGAGCAGGCCCGCGCGGAGATCGCCGGCCGGTTCGTGTCGTACGTGAACGCCTTCGAGGGCAGGACCGGGGACCTCCCGTGA
- a CDS encoding carbohydrate ABC transporter permease — MSVLDATSTRGRQRVGGPKPAPRRRAGERLLPYLLAAPAVIYLVAFQGIPFLHQVVLSFSDTSLLNPTSIELIGLENYREVFADPGFLNAVRVTIVYVIACVAGTMLLGLGAALLMNRKFRGRGVARSLLIIPWAAPAVAVALVMAWIFNPQYGVANDALGVVGLAPADGQWLDSTSRALGTILFITIWQLFPFTAVIILAALQAVPEELHEAALLDGASWTQRFRAVTWPVIQPTISILALLMTIWSIRRFELIWLMTQGGPAGSTNTLVIDLYRRGFVERELGHAAAVGFVGVVISLAITVIFFVVSNRAEKSA; from the coding sequence ATGTCCGTACTCGACGCGACATCGACGCGCGGCCGCCAGCGTGTCGGCGGGCCGAAACCGGCACCGCGACGACGGGCGGGCGAGCGTCTGCTGCCCTACCTCCTCGCGGCACCGGCCGTCATCTACCTCGTGGCGTTCCAGGGCATCCCGTTCCTCCATCAGGTCGTGCTGAGCTTCTCCGACACGAGCCTGCTCAACCCCACGAGCATCGAACTGATCGGCCTGGAGAACTACCGCGAGGTCTTCGCCGACCCCGGGTTCCTCAACGCCGTTCGCGTGACGATCGTGTACGTCATCGCCTGTGTCGCCGGGACGATGCTGCTCGGACTCGGCGCGGCGCTCTTGATGAACCGCAAGTTCCGGGGCCGTGGCGTCGCGCGGTCGCTGCTGATCATCCCGTGGGCGGCGCCGGCCGTCGCCGTCGCGCTGGTCATGGCGTGGATCTTCAACCCCCAGTACGGCGTGGCGAACGACGCCCTCGGCGTCGTCGGCCTCGCACCTGCCGACGGGCAGTGGCTGGACAGCACGTCCCGGGCCCTGGGCACGATCCTCTTCATCACGATCTGGCAGTTGTTCCCGTTCACCGCCGTGATCATCCTGGCCGCGCTCCAGGCCGTCCCCGAGGAACTCCACGAGGCGGCGCTGCTCGACGGCGCGAGCTGGACACAACGCTTCCGGGCCGTCACCTGGCCGGTCATCCAGCCCACGATCTCGATCCTGGCCCTGCTCATGACCATCTGGTCGATCCGCCGCTTCGAGCTGATCTGGCTGATGACCCAGGGCGGACCGGCGGGCAGCACCAACACCCTGGTCATCGACCTCTATCGACGGGGCTTCGTCGAGCGTGAGCTCGGGCACGCAGCCGCCGTCGGGTTCGTCGGCGTCGTCATCTCGTTGGCGATCACCGTCATCTTCTTCGTTGTCAGCAACCGAGCAGAGAAGTCGGCCTAG
- a CDS encoding ABC transporter substrate-binding protein, whose translation MRHHRLGVGICAVTALALLAGCGGSAGSDSDGPKTITFAASMLGEPTRGPQLTALLEKFNASQDDYVIEPVSIPFASFGTTIFTQLGQGKGPDVIAFDQMNIYEAADAKLIRPLDDVVKGVDLTAASESLKMDDHQWGVPLDVSNYALIYNPDLVKKPPTTFEEFKQVAREQTTAGRYGFAFRTTQAEEAGVWYDLSNFVYGAGGAWSDDAGNPTINSPQTVAGVKAFADVYQAGVIPKGSTAADYRRMFATGKVAMMIDNGGIPTVLRGTNPDIPIAAAPAPFPTQNIGQVMAAIGINANTRNAEAAEAFVRWFLGKEAQTTVQGFLGGSLVATPVERTTEELTKSPFVEVFDAQSEHARSFIPTGLEVETPRIRSAVVQAVLNALQSGGDIQQALDGAQDKAKQLAGK comes from the coding sequence ATGCGACACCACCGACTCGGCGTCGGCATATGCGCCGTCACCGCACTCGCTCTCCTCGCTGGCTGCGGCGGTTCCGCCGGTAGCGACAGCGACGGCCCGAAGACCATCACCTTCGCCGCGTCGATGCTCGGTGAGCCGACGCGCGGCCCGCAGTTGACGGCCCTGCTGGAGAAGTTCAACGCCAGCCAGGACGACTACGTCATCGAACCGGTCTCCATCCCGTTCGCGTCCTTCGGCACGACCATCTTCACGCAGCTCGGTCAGGGCAAGGGCCCCGACGTGATCGCGTTCGACCAGATGAACATCTACGAGGCCGCCGACGCGAAACTGATCCGTCCGCTGGACGACGTCGTGAAGGGCGTCGACCTCACCGCGGCCTCCGAGTCGCTCAAGATGGACGACCACCAGTGGGGTGTCCCGCTCGACGTCTCCAACTACGCGCTCATCTACAACCCCGACCTCGTCAAGAAGCCACCGACGACGTTCGAGGAGTTCAAGCAGGTCGCCCGGGAGCAGACCACGGCCGGCCGGTACGGATTCGCGTTCCGGACCACCCAGGCCGAGGAGGCCGGTGTCTGGTACGACCTGAGCAACTTCGTCTACGGCGCGGGCGGCGCGTGGAGCGACGACGCCGGCAACCCCACGATCAACAGCCCGCAGACGGTCGCCGGGGTCAAGGCGTTCGCCGACGTCTACCAGGCCGGCGTCATTCCGAAGGGCTCGACCGCCGCCGACTACCGCCGGATGTTCGCCACCGGCAAGGTCGCGATGATGATCGACAACGGCGGGATTCCCACCGTGCTCCGGGGCACCAACCCGGACATCCCGATCGCCGCCGCGCCCGCACCGTTCCCGACGCAGAACATCGGCCAGGTGATGGCCGCCATCGGCATCAACGCCAACACCCGCAACGCCGAGGCGGCCGAAGCGTTCGTCCGCTGGTTCCTCGGTAAGGAGGCGCAGACGACCGTCCAGGGCTTCCTCGGCGGAAGCCTGGTCGCCACCCCCGTGGAGCGGACCACGGAGGAACTCACCAAGTCGCCGTTCGTCGAGGTGTTCGACGCGCAGAGCGAGCACGCCCGTTCGTTCATCCCGACCGGGCTCGAGGTCGAGACGCCACGGATCCGCTCCGCAGTGGTGCAGGCGGTGCTCAACGCGCTGCAGTCCGGCGGAGACATCCAGCAGGCCCTCGACGGAGCGCAGGACAAGGCCAAACAGCTCGCCGGCAAGTAG
- a CDS encoding carbohydrate ABC transporter permease, whose product MRHGIKHRMGLTGAVTVVLALVGLAVFPFYWMLVTATRTDDELFGDRPPLLPDLSGLSTFADVFSDTTIVGWLTNSAMIAGGTTLLTMILAVPIAYAMSRFSFRGKVLVGIALLVTQMLPEAVLVVPLLSVFKTLNLLDSLGGLVLGNTAFVLPVVTWILKNAIDTVPRDLDNAAKIDGCSPLSILWRVIVPIVAPTMAAGSVIAFFHGWNEYIFAVSFLTDPGLQPMSVGLAGFIGEISTPVQTVMSVGMIYTLPAVGLYLLLQRYIVSGMAAGSVKG is encoded by the coding sequence ATGCGTCATGGAATCAAGCACCGAATGGGCCTGACCGGAGCTGTCACGGTCGTGCTCGCCCTCGTCGGTCTCGCCGTGTTCCCGTTCTACTGGATGCTCGTCACCGCCACCCGTACCGACGACGAGCTGTTCGGCGACCGCCCGCCCCTGTTGCCCGACCTGTCCGGGCTGAGCACGTTCGCCGACGTGTTCAGCGATACGACCATCGTCGGCTGGCTCACCAACAGCGCCATGATCGCCGGTGGGACGACGCTTCTGACGATGATCCTGGCCGTGCCGATCGCCTACGCGATGTCCCGGTTCAGCTTCCGCGGCAAGGTGCTCGTCGGCATCGCGCTCCTGGTGACCCAGATGCTCCCCGAGGCGGTGCTCGTCGTACCACTGTTGTCGGTGTTCAAGACGCTCAACCTGCTGGACAGCCTCGGTGGGCTCGTCCTCGGCAACACTGCCTTCGTGCTGCCGGTGGTGACCTGGATCCTCAAGAACGCCATCGACACCGTGCCCCGCGACCTCGACAACGCGGCCAAGATCGACGGCTGTTCACCACTCAGCATCCTCTGGCGGGTGATCGTCCCCATCGTGGCGCCCACCATGGCGGCCGGATCCGTCATCGCGTTCTTCCACGGGTGGAACGAATACATCTTCGCGGTGAGCTTCCTTACCGACCCCGGACTCCAGCCGATGTCCGTGGGGCTCGCCGGATTCATCGGGGAGATCAGCACACCGGTCCAGACCGTCATGTCCGTCGGCATGATCTACACGCTGCCCGCCGTGGGCCTCTACCTGCTCCTGCAGCGCTACATCGTGTCGGGTATGGCCGCCGGCAGCGTCAAGGGCTGA
- a CDS encoding NACHT and WD40 repeat domain-containing protein, translating into MTGRPFRQRIVLALVVAAGAGLAVWLALADEAYRAQVTGVIGLLAGIGSFLADVLPLWLRPPGPVRDPAALVDDLAEILTAEWTTEAKARMLRDPGVLPLDWTLSDPELSDLAAPTSARVLRTRGQRMAGRFDDAARALAEQYRAQYSGRLVILGEPGAGKTVLAMMLTLGLLWRRTPGSPTPVLLSASSWDPVRQPLDAWIVRTLASLYYSGQESIPRLLLERELLLPILDGLDEIPEMSRRSAVRAINAAVGNDRPVVVTCRHTEYQDVIRGGSRKLRSAPVVTVAPLPHEEIVSYLNSIEWPPATSWRSVVEHLRTHPDGDLAAALSTPLMVSVARTVYYQGAGDPGELLSLRTRHDVEDHLIDRLIDAAYAPAWNVPVTPEERAEAAMRAAKARRWLTLLARHLHDHRERDLAWWRISQRMLSPWTAPGVALGGGLLLTVVTSVLLAPLLGAEDVRPTDVLGVSLMAGGTFVVFAILVWNAVAGRTPSRLSFAIRGSVGRLRRGFWSGTALVAIIAVPVLAGFAVSLTAVSSEGWSFNYLRNYLTGAVGALVAAIVVGLALAAHNWLEAPPSRAGQASPETFLREDRRSALVGSATGGLVVAVLLLPAAYLVTVLGRLLSDALTGWPGAPGEPDVGYLIGRPGYEVHDIVDASPPPMALLLLVPAAVVMSLLLLTRAWARFVIARLVLAARGRLPLRLMGFLADARSRQLLRQSGAGYQFRHVRLQDRLASEPIPPRAVGRTVRRRVLLAGGVGTLALAALLLWSALPRDAARRTLLADEEDIIEGVVFSPNGAMVSAYGHDTVWVWEPATGDRITRLVGHDSSITGLTFAPGSRLLATTSADQTVRVWDAGSGRPVHVFRGHTSDSRRPTFSPDGTLLTSTAAGDDFARLWDLTTGRLVVVLDGHAGGVQWADFSPDGRFLATASSSDQRVRIRDPKSGDTRFFLAGHRAGVGNLAFSANGDLVATSSGNVAYLWRAADGQLLAALVGHAAAVQALAFSPDGRILVTGSYDKTARYWDTSTGDALATLTGHTGTVDAVLVSPDGRAALTIGGYDELPRLWDLPSGRLIGVLDFGKAVNESAVFSPDGSLVALYASENHVQIWSASTARRMATLTGHTDQVSSVVFSPDGGTIATDSWDGTVRLWDVPGR; encoded by the coding sequence ATGACGGGCCGTCCCTTTCGTCAGCGGATCGTCCTGGCGCTGGTCGTCGCGGCGGGCGCCGGCCTCGCGGTCTGGTTGGCGCTGGCGGACGAGGCGTACCGTGCCCAGGTCACCGGTGTCATCGGGCTCCTGGCCGGCATCGGAAGCTTTCTCGCCGACGTGCTGCCGCTCTGGCTACGACCTCCGGGGCCGGTCCGTGATCCAGCCGCGCTCGTCGACGACCTCGCCGAGATCCTCACCGCCGAGTGGACCACCGAGGCCAAGGCACGGATGCTGCGCGATCCGGGTGTCCTGCCCCTCGACTGGACCCTCTCCGATCCGGAGCTGAGCGACCTGGCCGCACCGACATCCGCACGCGTGCTGCGGACGAGGGGCCAGCGGATGGCGGGACGTTTCGACGACGCGGCGCGGGCGTTGGCCGAGCAGTATCGGGCCCAGTACAGCGGTCGACTCGTCATCCTCGGCGAGCCGGGCGCCGGGAAGACGGTCCTGGCGATGATGCTCACGCTGGGACTCCTGTGGCGGCGGACGCCCGGTTCACCCACCCCCGTGCTGCTGTCGGCGTCCTCGTGGGACCCGGTCCGGCAGCCGCTCGACGCCTGGATCGTACGGACGCTGGCGTCGCTGTACTACAGCGGCCAAGAGAGCATCCCGCGCCTGCTGCTGGAACGCGAACTGCTCCTGCCGATCCTCGACGGCCTCGACGAGATACCGGAGATGTCGCGTCGCAGCGCCGTACGCGCGATCAACGCGGCAGTCGGCAACGACCGACCGGTCGTCGTCACCTGCCGGCACACCGAGTACCAGGACGTCATCCGGGGTGGCTCCCGCAAGCTGCGCAGCGCACCCGTGGTCACCGTCGCGCCGCTACCCCACGAGGAGATCGTGTCCTATCTGAACAGCATCGAGTGGCCGCCGGCCACCTCGTGGCGCAGCGTCGTCGAGCACTTGCGCACGCACCCGGACGGAGATCTGGCGGCGGCGCTGTCCACGCCGTTGATGGTCTCCGTCGCCCGCACCGTCTACTACCAGGGCGCCGGTGATCCCGGCGAGTTGCTGTCCCTGCGGACCCGGCACGACGTCGAGGACCATCTGATCGACCGGCTGATCGACGCGGCGTACGCCCCCGCCTGGAACGTCCCGGTGACGCCGGAGGAGCGGGCCGAGGCGGCGATGCGGGCGGCGAAGGCCCGGCGCTGGCTGACCCTGCTCGCGCGGCACCTGCACGACCACCGCGAGCGTGACCTCGCCTGGTGGCGGATCAGCCAGCGCATGCTCTCGCCGTGGACGGCGCCCGGCGTGGCACTCGGCGGCGGCCTGCTGCTGACGGTCGTGACCTCCGTCCTGCTCGCACCGCTGCTGGGCGCGGAGGACGTCCGCCCCACCGACGTGCTGGGCGTCAGCCTCATGGCCGGCGGCACGTTCGTGGTCTTCGCGATCCTCGTCTGGAACGCGGTCGCCGGACGGACGCCCAGCCGCCTCTCGTTCGCGATCCGCGGCTCGGTGGGCCGACTCCGGCGGGGATTCTGGTCGGGTACGGCGCTCGTCGCCATCATCGCGGTGCCGGTGCTCGCCGGGTTCGCCGTGTCGTTGACGGCCGTGTCCAGCGAGGGCTGGTCCTTCAACTACCTGCGCAACTACCTCACCGGTGCGGTGGGCGCGCTGGTCGCCGCCATCGTGGTGGGGCTCGCGCTGGCCGCGCACAACTGGCTGGAAGCGCCACCGTCGCGGGCGGGACAGGCCAGCCCGGAGACGTTCCTCCGGGAGGATCGCCGTTCGGCGCTGGTCGGCTCGGCGACCGGTGGACTCGTGGTCGCGGTCCTCCTGCTGCCCGCGGCGTACCTGGTCACGGTGCTCGGCCGGCTGCTGAGCGACGCGCTCACCGGCTGGCCCGGCGCGCCGGGCGAACCCGATGTCGGCTACCTGATCGGGCGGCCCGGCTACGAGGTCCACGACATCGTCGATGCGAGCCCGCCACCGATGGCGTTGCTGCTGCTGGTTCCCGCTGCGGTCGTCATGTCGCTGCTCCTGCTGACCCGGGCGTGGGCACGGTTCGTCATCGCCCGGCTGGTGCTCGCCGCCCGGGGTCGGCTTCCGCTGCGCCTCATGGGCTTCCTCGCCGACGCCCGATCCCGGCAACTGCTGCGCCAGTCCGGCGCGGGATACCAGTTCCGTCACGTCCGGCTACAGGATCGTCTGGCCAGCGAGCCGATCCCGCCACGGGCCGTGGGGCGGACGGTACGCCGTCGGGTCCTGCTCGCCGGTGGCGTGGGCACGCTGGCGCTGGCCGCGCTGCTGCTGTGGTCGGCGCTGCCCAGGGACGCCGCCCGGCGCACCCTCCTCGCCGACGAGGAGGACATCATCGAGGGCGTCGTGTTCAGCCCGAACGGCGCGATGGTCAGCGCCTACGGCCACGACACGGTGTGGGTGTGGGAACCCGCGACCGGCGACCGGATCACCCGGCTGGTCGGCCACGACAGCAGCATCACCGGTCTGACGTTCGCGCCGGGCAGCCGGCTGCTCGCCACCACCAGCGCCGACCAGACGGTACGGGTCTGGGATGCCGGGTCGGGTCGACCGGTCCACGTCTTCCGGGGGCACACCAGCGACTCCCGCCGGCCGACGTTCTCACCCGATGGCACCCTCCTGACCTCCACGGCGGCCGGTGACGACTTCGCCCGGCTGTGGGATCTCACGACCGGGCGGCTGGTCGTCGTGCTGGACGGGCACGCGGGCGGCGTGCAGTGGGCGGACTTCTCCCCCGACGGCCGGTTCCTGGCCACGGCGAGCAGCAGTGACCAGCGGGTACGCATCCGTGACCCGAAGAGCGGCGACACGCGTTTCTTCCTGGCCGGCCACCGCGCCGGGGTGGGGAACCTCGCTTTCTCTGCCAACGGCGACCTCGTCGCCACGTCCAGCGGAAACGTCGCGTACCTGTGGCGGGCAGCGGACGGCCAGTTGCTCGCCGCGCTCGTCGGGCACGCCGCAGCGGTCCAGGCCCTCGCCTTCAGCCCGGACGGGCGGATTCTCGTCACCGGCAGCTACGACAAGACCGCCCGTTACTGGGACACCTCGACGGGCGACGCCCTGGCGACGCTGACCGGGCACACCGGCACGGTGGACGCCGTCCTGGTCAGCCCGGACGGCCGGGCCGCGCTCACCATCGGTGGCTACGACGAACTGCCACGACTCTGGGACCTGCCGTCGGGACGACTGATCGGGGTCCTCGACTTCGGCAAGGCGGTCAACGAGTCGGCGGTGTTCAGCCCCGACGGCAGCCTGGTCGCCCTGTACGCCAGTGAGAACCACGTGCAGATCTGGTCGGCGAGCACCGCGCGCCGGATGGCCACCCTCACCGGCCACACCGACCAGGTCAGCAGCGTCGTCTTCAGCCCGGACGGGGGGACCATCGCCACCGACAGTTGGGATGGCACCGTCCGGCTGTGGGACGTTCCCGGCCGCTGA